One stretch of Eggerthella lenta DSM 2243 DNA includes these proteins:
- a CDS encoding 4Fe-4S dicluster domain-containing protein, producing the protein MSLINGLLALLGEIESDAIAVHEERCISVRNRNADCLRCVEACTSGALAYRAGELLVEPERCIGCGTCATACPTCAIELRNPTDAELTAQLKHSIVATKGHPVIVCEQALEAANVAADDASAACAVPCLGRMDESALVGLAAYRAFDATLACGSCETCPHAPGGALVREVVEGARNLLEAFGSSMPIDLEECVPERVLEPGGSHGQAGSDGVGRRDFFRSAKDASTRAAGAAVAEELGMVEAEPVPAAYRKVGADGTLSQFVPTRRVRLYNYLQHVGQPTADEVETRVIGAVSIDAQKCSSCRMCAVFCPTGAIKKLDEGGVFGIVHRPSACMQCRLCEHICPEQAIAVSGRVPIKQFMGKEAVCFAMKRPTWTPNKPSSMYDKLHATLGEHLEMCMF; encoded by the coding sequence ATGTCCCTGATCAACGGCCTGCTGGCCCTGCTGGGCGAGATCGAGAGCGATGCCATCGCCGTGCACGAGGAGCGCTGCATCTCGGTGCGCAACCGCAATGCCGACTGCCTGCGCTGCGTGGAGGCGTGCACGTCGGGCGCGCTGGCGTACCGCGCGGGCGAGCTGCTCGTAGAGCCCGAGCGCTGCATCGGATGCGGCACGTGCGCCACGGCGTGCCCCACCTGCGCCATCGAGCTGCGCAACCCGACGGATGCCGAGCTGACGGCGCAGCTCAAGCACTCCATCGTGGCGACGAAAGGCCATCCGGTCATCGTGTGCGAGCAGGCGCTCGAGGCGGCCAACGTCGCGGCCGACGATGCGTCGGCCGCGTGCGCGGTGCCGTGCCTGGGGCGCATGGACGAGTCGGCGCTCGTGGGGTTGGCGGCGTACCGCGCCTTCGACGCGACGCTGGCCTGCGGTTCGTGCGAGACGTGCCCACATGCTCCGGGCGGCGCGCTCGTGCGCGAGGTGGTGGAGGGCGCGCGCAACCTGCTTGAGGCGTTCGGATCCTCCATGCCCATCGACCTGGAGGAATGCGTGCCCGAGCGCGTGTTGGAGCCCGGCGGGTCGCACGGCCAGGCAGGCAGCGACGGGGTGGGGCGGCGCGACTTCTTCCGCTCGGCCAAGGACGCATCGACCCGCGCAGCTGGCGCGGCGGTGGCCGAGGAGTTGGGGATGGTCGAGGCCGAGCCCGTTCCTGCGGCGTATCGCAAAGTGGGCGCAGATGGGACGCTGTCGCAGTTCGTCCCCACGCGCCGCGTGCGGCTGTACAACTACCTGCAGCACGTGGGGCAACCGACGGCCGACGAGGTGGAGACGCGTGTCATCGGCGCCGTGTCCATCGATGCCCAGAAGTGCAGTTCGTGCCGCATGTGCGCGGTGTTCTGTCCCACGGGCGCCATCAAGAAGCTCGACGAGGGCGGCGTGTTCGGCATCGTGCACCGTCCGAGCGCCTGCATGCAGTGCCGCCTGTGCGAGCACATCTGTCCCGAGCAGGCCATCGCGGTGAGCGGGCGCGTGCCTATCAAGCAGTTCATGGGCAAGGAAGCCGTGTGCTTCGCTATGAAGCGTCCAACCTGGACCCCGAACAAGCCCTCATCGATGTACGATAAACTGCACGCGACGCTCGGCGAACACTTGGAGATGTGCATGTTCTAG
- a CDS encoding TorD/DmsD family molecular chaperone has product MSHDQETTIADVLRGRMATYQFLSRLFRVEVDQELYDTLVSMRFPTNTGNALVDEGYRMICGYLSQADGTVLTELAVDYVRAFIGSGNDGFSAAYPYESVYTSPKRLMMQDARDEVLVLYRAFGLDKQESWKEGEDHIALELEFEQILCERAIRAYEAGDEDECLKLLLSQRNFLEDHLLAWYPMMAADLQKFPQTDFYKGLGKLTDGFLRNDREFLDAALSENEAEVEVA; this is encoded by the coding sequence ATGTCCCACGATCAGGAAACCACCATCGCCGACGTGCTGCGCGGCCGCATGGCAACCTACCAGTTCCTCTCGCGCCTGTTCCGTGTGGAGGTGGATCAGGAGCTGTACGACACGCTGGTGTCCATGCGCTTCCCGACGAACACCGGCAACGCGCTGGTGGACGAGGGCTACCGGATGATCTGCGGCTATCTGAGCCAGGCCGACGGCACGGTGCTTACCGAGCTGGCGGTGGACTACGTGCGCGCGTTCATCGGGTCGGGCAACGACGGCTTTTCGGCCGCGTACCCGTACGAGTCGGTGTACACGAGCCCGAAGCGCCTCATGATGCAGGACGCTCGCGACGAGGTGCTGGTGCTGTACCGCGCCTTCGGCTTGGACAAGCAGGAAAGCTGGAAGGAGGGCGAGGATCACATCGCTCTTGAGCTGGAGTTCGAGCAGATCCTATGCGAGCGCGCTATCAGGGCGTACGAGGCCGGCGACGAGGACGAGTGCCTGAAGCTGCTGCTGTCGCAGCGCAACTTTCTGGAGGACCACCTGCTGGCGTGGTACCCCATGATGGCGGCCGACTTGCAGAAGTTCCCGCAGACCGACTTCTACAAGGGCCTGGGCAAGCTGACCGACGGCTTCCTGCGCAACGACCGCGAGTTTTTGGACGCCGCGCTGTCCGAGAACGAAGCGGAAGTCGAGGTTGCATGA
- a CDS encoding 4Fe-4S dicluster domain-containing protein yields the protein MDEHGIEPKRDAGPRVSRRTFALGAVGACAVIGLGGVKYLPSATLLRPPGGQDEEQLVRGCLHCEKCREVCPKHAIAPAHIEDGILNARTPRMDFKSGWCDFCENEPGGPKCVAACPTHALSCPDPSQAIIGKAEINRDWCLAAKGMGCHECVDVCNYEALELGADNVPVVDVDACNGCGACELACISLSAGSITAGATDRAIVVRPTEEVEA from the coding sequence ATGGACGAGCACGGCATCGAGCCCAAGCGCGATGCGGGCCCCCGCGTGTCGCGCCGCACGTTCGCCCTGGGAGCCGTGGGAGCGTGCGCCGTCATCGGGCTGGGCGGCGTGAAGTACCTGCCCAGCGCAACGTTGCTGCGCCCGCCGGGCGGGCAGGACGAGGAGCAGCTGGTGCGCGGCTGCCTGCATTGCGAGAAGTGCCGCGAGGTGTGCCCGAAGCATGCCATCGCCCCCGCTCATATCGAGGACGGCATCTTGAACGCGCGCACGCCGCGCATGGACTTCAAAAGCGGCTGGTGCGATTTCTGCGAGAACGAGCCAGGCGGGCCGAAGTGCGTCGCGGCGTGCCCGACGCATGCGCTTTCGTGCCCCGATCCGTCGCAGGCGATCATCGGCAAGGCGGAGATCAACCGCGACTGGTGCCTTGCCGCGAAGGGCATGGGCTGCCACGAGTGCGTCGACGTGTGCAACTACGAGGCGCTCGAGCTGGGCGCCGACAACGTGCCGGTGGTGGACGTGGATGCGTGCAACGGCTGCGGCGCCTGCGAGCTGGCGTGCATCTCGCTGTCGGCAGGTTCCATCACGGCCGGCGCCACCGATCGCGCCATCGTCGTCCGTCCGACCGAAGAAGTGGAGGCGTGA
- a CDS encoding IS110 family transposase, translating to MICIGIDIAKRSHVASAVDEDGGTVVESFKFNNTASGFAKMLKRLRKADATPENSLVGMEATGRYWVALFDFLSSHGYEAAVINPVQTDAFRDVWTVRKVKTDALDAAMIADLVRYKRYSPSALGDEATEELRNLARYRMSLVERSTALKNRATAILDRTFPELAGLFSNAYCPTRRELLQHCATPDQVLGTDVGTLERILREASRGRCGRAKAERLKALAKESVGVGFGSKTLAFEARLLMEELDFVQDQVKEVERELARLLERTQGKWLVTIPGIDVALASVIAGEIGDPNAFDDPHRLMGYAGMDPTRSESGETVRSDGRMSKRGPGALRWAFMQAADCARKNDPYFGDYYDRKRGVDGKHHYVALSGVARKLMGVALAVMKEGRPYEPAPPRNHRPGHLKEA from the coding sequence ATGATCTGCATCGGGATAGACATCGCCAAGAGAAGCCACGTCGCAAGCGCCGTCGACGAGGACGGGGGCACCGTCGTCGAGTCGTTCAAGTTCAACAACACGGCGAGCGGCTTCGCGAAGATGCTGAAGAGGCTTCGCAAGGCTGACGCGACCCCGGAGAACAGCTTGGTCGGAATGGAAGCCACGGGGCGCTACTGGGTGGCCCTGTTCGACTTCCTCTCCTCCCACGGCTACGAGGCCGCGGTGATCAACCCCGTCCAGACCGACGCCTTCCGCGACGTCTGGACGGTCCGCAAGGTCAAGACCGACGCCCTTGACGCCGCGATGATCGCCGACCTCGTCCGCTACAAGCGCTACTCGCCCTCGGCGCTCGGCGACGAGGCGACCGAGGAGCTGCGCAACCTCGCCCGCTACAGGATGTCGCTCGTGGAGCGCTCCACAGCCTTGAAGAACAGGGCGACGGCCATCCTCGATAGGACGTTCCCCGAGCTTGCAGGCCTGTTCAGCAACGCGTACTGTCCGACCCGCCGCGAGCTGCTGCAGCACTGCGCCACGCCCGACCAGGTGCTCGGAACCGACGTCGGGACGCTCGAGCGCATCCTCAGGGAGGCTTCGCGCGGGAGGTGCGGGCGAGCCAAGGCCGAGAGGCTCAAAGCGCTTGCCAAGGAATCCGTGGGCGTCGGGTTCGGCTCCAAGACGCTCGCCTTCGAGGCGAGGCTTTTGATGGAGGAGCTCGACTTCGTGCAGGACCAGGTCAAGGAGGTCGAAAGGGAGCTGGCCCGCCTGCTGGAGCGGACGCAGGGCAAGTGGCTCGTCACCATCCCCGGCATAGACGTCGCCCTCGCCTCCGTCATCGCGGGCGAGATCGGCGACCCGAACGCCTTCGACGACCCCCACAGGCTCATGGGTTATGCCGGCATGGACCCCACGAGAAGCGAGTCCGGCGAGACCGTGAGGTCCGACGGGCGCATGTCCAAGCGAGGGCCCGGGGCGCTGCGATGGGCGTTCATGCAGGCCGCCGACTGCGCCAGGAAGAACGACCCCTACTTCGGAGACTATTACGACAGGAAGAGGGGCGTGGACGGGAAGCACCACTACGTCGCCCTCTCGGGCGTCGCCCGCAAGCTCATGGGCGTGGCGCTGGCGGTGATGAAGGAAGGGCGGCCCTACGAGCCGGCCCCTCCCCGCAACCACCGCCCCGGCCACCTGAAGGAGGCGTGA
- a CDS encoding FAD-dependent oxidoreductase, which translates to MGERTISRRNFLAGITATGALAAAGALAGCAPQAQAEGGKSGKADADAQGSWRDKPEMPADIAETLEADLVVVGAGNGGLVAATTAAQNGAKVIVLEKGGNIAAAREAIGALNSALEPDHVEDVPTLLNHANQTQAGDANMLLYKTWAEKSGEMIEWMKETLEPKGMLFPFEWHKPDDPHAYYPAMCYNPCMGEYNPDGPNYGAYAHLEVMNEVLGELGGEVMLMTPAKMLVQDESGKVCGVIAESKDKGVIQINAKNGVIVCTGGYGANDEMLQDLCPGNSNWCVLRDSVTEEGDGIRMALWAGAELEAGGACMIWNRGIMFDDTEFDGSYQGGDIFLPGSQPFLHVNANGERFMNEDQCYPMSYAGGANQPGHFSWIVWDGSYWEDIERFDTCGCSRLFPAPSGTAFNADVYDCEAITKEHLDSFWLEPRIESGALKKCDTLDELAKEMKFDADQTATFKATIERYNELVAAGEDVDFGKPAYRLSAVDEPPFYAARIAGELLVTIHGVITNADSQPLRKDGSVIEGLYVCGNDQGGFYPHNYPSNFTGINAGRTATFARIAAKHALGAA; encoded by the coding sequence ATGGGAGAACGAACCATCAGCCGCCGCAACTTCCTGGCGGGAATCACCGCGACGGGCGCGCTGGCCGCAGCAGGGGCGCTGGCCGGATGCGCGCCGCAAGCGCAGGCCGAAGGCGGAAAGAGCGGCAAGGCCGACGCCGACGCTCAGGGCAGTTGGCGCGACAAGCCGGAGATGCCCGCCGACATCGCCGAGACGCTGGAAGCCGACCTCGTGGTGGTAGGCGCCGGCAACGGCGGGCTCGTGGCCGCCACCACGGCCGCGCAGAACGGCGCGAAGGTCATCGTGCTGGAAAAGGGCGGCAACATCGCCGCCGCACGCGAGGCTATCGGCGCGCTCAACTCCGCGCTGGAGCCCGACCATGTCGAAGACGTCCCCACACTGCTAAACCATGCGAACCAGACCCAAGCGGGCGATGCCAACATGCTGCTGTACAAAACCTGGGCCGAGAAGTCTGGCGAGATGATCGAATGGATGAAGGAGACGCTTGAGCCCAAGGGCATGCTGTTCCCGTTCGAATGGCACAAGCCCGACGACCCTCACGCCTACTACCCGGCCATGTGCTATAACCCCTGCATGGGCGAGTACAACCCCGACGGCCCGAACTACGGCGCGTACGCCCACCTTGAAGTGATGAACGAGGTGCTGGGCGAGCTGGGCGGCGAAGTCATGCTCATGACGCCCGCGAAGATGCTCGTGCAGGACGAGTCGGGCAAAGTGTGCGGCGTCATCGCCGAGAGCAAGGACAAGGGCGTCATCCAAATCAACGCGAAGAACGGCGTCATCGTGTGCACGGGCGGCTACGGCGCGAACGACGAGATGCTGCAGGACCTGTGCCCCGGCAACTCCAACTGGTGCGTGCTGCGCGACAGCGTCACCGAGGAGGGCGACGGCATCCGCATGGCGCTGTGGGCGGGAGCCGAGCTGGAAGCGGGCGGCGCCTGCATGATCTGGAACCGCGGCATCATGTTCGACGATACCGAGTTCGACGGCTCCTACCAGGGCGGCGACATCTTCCTTCCCGGCAGCCAGCCGTTCCTCCATGTGAACGCGAACGGCGAGCGCTTCATGAACGAGGACCAGTGCTACCCCATGAGCTACGCCGGCGGCGCGAACCAGCCCGGCCACTTCTCGTGGATCGTTTGGGACGGCAGCTACTGGGAAGACATCGAGCGGTTCGACACCTGCGGCTGCTCGCGCCTGTTCCCCGCGCCGTCGGGCACCGCGTTCAACGCCGACGTGTACGACTGCGAGGCCATCACGAAGGAGCACCTCGACTCATTCTGGCTGGAGCCGCGCATCGAGAGCGGCGCGCTGAAGAAGTGCGACACGCTCGACGAGCTGGCGAAGGAGATGAAGTTCGACGCCGACCAGACCGCCACGTTCAAGGCCACCATCGAACGCTATAACGAACTGGTCGCTGCAGGCGAGGACGTCGACTTCGGCAAGCCTGCCTACCGCCTGAGCGCCGTCGACGAGCCGCCGTTCTACGCCGCGCGCATCGCCGGCGAGCTGTTGGTCACCATCCACGGCGTGATCACGAACGCCGACTCGCAGCCGCTGCGCAAGGACGGCAGCGTCATCGAGGGCCTCTACGTTTGCGGCAACGACCAGGGCGGCTTCTACCCGCACAACTATCCCAGCAACTTCACGGGCATCAACGCGGGCCGCACCGCCACCTTCGCCCGCATCGCCGCCAAGCACGCCCTCGGCGCAGCGTAA
- a CDS encoding 4Fe-4S binding protein, producing the protein MKKLKTYRLRFLIMLALLAVVAVGYFTAGGIGNFCGIGFESITLLCPLGALLAMIAERTAIPMAVISVAVVLLVCIVLGKVFCAWACPVHFMSRGRKKTCY; encoded by the coding sequence ATGAAGAAGCTCAAAACCTATCGGCTGCGGTTCCTGATCATGCTGGCCCTGCTGGCCGTGGTGGCCGTGGGGTACTTCACGGCCGGCGGCATCGGCAACTTCTGCGGCATCGGCTTCGAGTCCATCACGCTGCTGTGCCCCCTGGGCGCGCTGCTGGCCATGATCGCCGAGCGCACAGCCATCCCGATGGCCGTGATCAGCGTTGCGGTCGTGCTGCTGGTGTGTATCGTGCTAGGCAAGGTGTTCTGCGCCTGGGCGTGCCCCGTGCATTTTATGTCGCGAGGTAGGAAGAAGACCTGCTATTAG
- a CDS encoding helix-turn-helix transcriptional regulator, whose translation MTGKTTSAQRDRERAVLAAVERFAPLRRLGWAFLLAWVFCVFYTNAVSGYTGAKASTLAVGAGWDLFFTGLPVSMSVVMLVLIVVLEKRLGSPAQHAALFWIAPLATAVSTPLLFCELPDFGATAALFVIGAVLTGFGSGFMWVMWGEYYAKVTQEEVEFLAPSSAVAAAVLVLVVSAMQGWMALVVVTAFPLMSGLCLLLSWRDAQGRDATAEYRGAAEQRAFAEAHDSARKGLPRVLKSMGRAGFGILAACLFVCVEGSFWSGSSGQDATAAQVALVVSIAFMLMVGLSATAGPRRVSLSFLYRWMCPTLVVGFAAFIVLGETAGAYVAYVVAIAARFAFCLITQMYFARYAVQGAATPVQSYGLGWIFVHLGDLLGVVTLVLVESGMAAGVFSLDQVAVVSIALLVGATMFVLSDGRAFAFGARNEDGVLHDAASKRSMPAGADAGGANADEAASAPAPAADIDELTARILELAERGGLTPRETEVFDLLARGRSIPYVRDALVISRETAATHAKHVYAKLDVHSRQELIDLVH comes from the coding sequence ATGACCGGGAAGACGACGAGCGCGCAGCGCGATCGCGAGCGGGCCGTGCTGGCGGCGGTCGAGCGGTTCGCGCCGCTGCGGCGCTTGGGCTGGGCGTTTCTGCTGGCCTGGGTGTTCTGCGTGTTCTACACCAACGCGGTGAGCGGCTACACGGGCGCGAAGGCCTCGACGTTGGCGGTTGGTGCGGGCTGGGATCTGTTCTTCACGGGGCTGCCGGTGTCCATGTCGGTGGTCATGCTCGTGCTCATCGTGGTGTTGGAGAAGCGGCTGGGCTCGCCCGCCCAGCATGCGGCGCTGTTCTGGATCGCGCCGCTGGCCACCGCGGTTTCCACGCCGCTGCTGTTCTGTGAGCTGCCCGATTTCGGCGCGACGGCTGCGCTGTTCGTGATAGGTGCGGTGCTCACGGGATTTGGCAGCGGCTTCATGTGGGTGATGTGGGGCGAGTACTACGCGAAGGTGACGCAGGAGGAAGTGGAGTTTCTCGCGCCGTCGTCGGCTGTGGCGGCCGCCGTTCTGGTGCTGGTGGTGTCGGCGATGCAGGGATGGATGGCGCTCGTGGTGGTGACGGCGTTTCCCCTGATGTCGGGCTTGTGCCTGCTGCTGTCGTGGCGGGATGCGCAAGGGCGCGACGCGACCGCCGAGTACCGGGGCGCCGCCGAGCAGCGCGCGTTCGCCGAGGCTCACGACAGCGCGCGGAAGGGGCTGCCGCGCGTGCTGAAGTCGATGGGGCGCGCCGGGTTCGGCATCCTCGCGGCGTGCCTGTTCGTGTGCGTGGAGGGGTCGTTCTGGTCGGGGTCGTCAGGGCAGGATGCGACGGCCGCCCAGGTGGCGCTCGTGGTGAGCATCGCGTTCATGCTGATGGTGGGTCTTTCGGCCACGGCGGGGCCGCGTCGGGTGTCGCTGTCGTTTCTGTACCGATGGATGTGCCCGACGCTCGTGGTGGGCTTCGCGGCGTTCATCGTGCTGGGGGAAACCGCGGGCGCGTACGTCGCCTACGTGGTGGCCATCGCCGCGCGCTTCGCGTTCTGCCTGATCACGCAGATGTATTTCGCGCGCTACGCTGTGCAGGGCGCGGCCACGCCCGTGCAGTCGTACGGTTTGGGATGGATCTTCGTGCACTTGGGCGATCTGCTGGGCGTGGTGACGCTCGTGCTGGTGGAGTCCGGCATGGCGGCCGGGGTGTTCTCGCTCGACCAGGTGGCGGTCGTGTCCATCGCGCTGCTGGTGGGCGCCACCATGTTCGTGCTCAGCGACGGCCGCGCGTTCGCGTTCGGCGCGCGCAACGAGGATGGCGTGCTGCACGATGCCGCTTCGAAGCGGTCGATGCCGGCGGGCGCGGATGCGGGCGGCGCGAACGCCGACGAAGCTGCATCCGCGCCCGCGCCTGCAGCCGATATCGACGAGCTGACCGCCCGCATCCTCGAGCTTGCCGAACGCGGCGGCCTCACCCCGCGCGAGACCGAGGTGTTCGACCTCCTGGCGCGCGGCCGATCGATACCGTACGTGCGCGACGCTCTCGTCATCTCGCGCGAGACGGCCGCCACCCACGCCAAGCACGTCTACGCCAAACTCGACGTGCACTCCCGCCAAGAGCTCATCGACCTCGTGCATTAG
- a CDS encoding LysR family transcriptional regulator produces METAYLHEFAKVAECGSFTAAARELHLTQSTLSKHVALLEREFGADLFVRDRSGVSLTEAGGVLYAQARQMEKLLRATELLVRAARDGQAAGSTAGVAAGEGAVDGSPAAAGDMALRCKCRLAAERCGLDRRELGALILYVEEHGFETIQGELALTRDEVADVLGSVYRKLGVGDKQEALDFIHSVSE; encoded by the coding sequence ATGGAGACGGCGTATCTGCACGAGTTCGCGAAGGTGGCCGAGTGCGGCAGCTTCACGGCGGCTGCGCGCGAGCTGCATCTGACGCAGTCGACGCTGAGCAAGCACGTGGCCTTGTTGGAGCGCGAATTCGGGGCCGACCTGTTCGTACGCGACCGCAGCGGCGTGAGCCTGACCGAGGCGGGCGGCGTGCTGTACGCGCAGGCGCGGCAGATGGAGAAGCTGCTGCGCGCCACCGAGCTGCTGGTGCGCGCGGCGCGCGACGGGCAGGCTGCGGGCTCGACTGCCGGTGTCGCGGCGGGCGAGGGTGCTGTCGACGGCTCGCCCGCGGCCGCGGGGGACATGGCGCTGCGCTGCAAGTGCCGGCTCGCGGCCGAGCGCTGCGGGCTCGACCGGCGCGAGCTGGGCGCGCTCATCCTGTACGTGGAGGAGCACGGCTTCGAGACGATCCAGGGCGAGCTGGCGCTGACGCGCGACGAGGTGGCCGACGTGCTGGGCAGCGTGTACCGCAAGCTGGGCGTGGGCGACAAGCAGGAGGCGCTCGATTTCATCCATTCCGTTTCGGAATGA
- a CDS encoding response regulator transcription factor encodes MEKLRSAWDTALGTSLSLTRIAGAALQWLWMLMMFYSIVPYGFSSDVRGSLYVSLIISLVAMVVTMLFVSVIVRRERVSGNRSIVLGSAIMMSAGSVLTPFSDPTTPVGMLVLGLSAVMTGTGSAVLFLCWIELESGLGGRLALVELASSLCIAFVVGFLLIVGPAIPVIVLIVVMPVLSAAALRRSAPDTPQLPREPEQPLSRHTATLFAKALLGAVLIGMLMGFFDVVSGFKTYEVQDIFGTYLFLAGFIGALAVCLIAVFLQRDSVFFSYRVSMLMLCLGCLSTPFMADNNTYSSALIFGGYHCFVLVLCVVCIDVASSFRVSPARTIGLGFVALYGGETAGQLFAHSLEATGVSMFDLTLVTLVAVSLLFIAHLFLFTETDLIKIGIGEVSLMGTVPEEAADDPADPVDPCALIAERFALSPRETDVLPLLLEGRTISRIQETLFISAGTVSTHIRHIYQKTGVDNRQELIDLAHETAAQDEAV; translated from the coding sequence ATGGAAAAGCTTCGGAGTGCATGGGATACTGCGTTGGGGACGAGCCTTTCCCTCACGCGCATCGCGGGTGCGGCCTTGCAATGGCTTTGGATGCTCATGATGTTCTACAGCATCGTGCCGTACGGCTTCTCGTCGGACGTGCGCGGCTCGCTGTACGTCAGCCTGATCATATCGCTGGTGGCCATGGTGGTGACCATGCTGTTCGTCTCCGTCATCGTGCGGCGCGAGCGGGTGAGCGGCAACCGCTCCATCGTGCTGGGATCGGCCATCATGATGAGCGCGGGCAGCGTGCTCACGCCGTTCTCCGATCCTACCACGCCCGTCGGCATGCTGGTGCTGGGCCTGAGCGCGGTCATGACCGGCACGGGCTCGGCCGTGCTGTTCTTGTGCTGGATCGAGCTCGAGTCGGGGCTGGGAGGCCGCTTGGCGCTTGTGGAGCTTGCCTCGTCGCTGTGCATCGCGTTCGTCGTGGGGTTCTTGCTGATCGTAGGGCCGGCGATACCCGTCATCGTGCTCATCGTTGTCATGCCCGTGCTTTCGGCGGCAGCTCTCAGGCGCAGCGCGCCCGATACGCCGCAGCTGCCGCGCGAGCCCGAGCAGCCTTTGTCGCGCCATACGGCGACCCTGTTCGCGAAGGCGCTTCTGGGCGCGGTGCTCATCGGCATGTTGATGGGGTTCTTCGACGTGGTGTCGGGGTTCAAAACCTACGAGGTGCAGGACATCTTCGGCACGTACCTGTTTCTGGCGGGCTTCATCGGAGCGTTGGCCGTCTGCCTGATAGCCGTGTTCCTGCAGCGCGACAGCGTGTTCTTCTCGTACCGCGTCTCCATGCTGATGCTGTGCTTGGGGTGCTTGTCCACGCCGTTTATGGCCGACAACAACACGTATTCGAGCGCGCTTATCTTCGGCGGCTACCACTGCTTCGTGCTGGTGCTGTGCGTGGTGTGCATCGACGTGGCGTCCAGCTTCCGTGTGAGCCCGGCGCGGACGATCGGCCTGGGGTTCGTGGCGCTGTACGGCGGCGAGACTGCAGGCCAGCTGTTCGCCCATTCGCTGGAGGCGACCGGGGTCAGCATGTTCGACCTTACGCTGGTCACGCTGGTGGCCGTGTCGCTGCTGTTCATCGCGCATTTGTTCCTGTTCACGGAGACCGACCTCATCAAAATCGGCATCGGCGAGGTCAGCCTGATGGGCACGGTGCCCGAAGAGGCCGCCGACGACCCGGCCGACCCGGTGGATCCGTGTGCGCTGATCGCGGAGCGCTTCGCCCTGTCGCCGCGCGAGACCGATGTGCTTCCGCTGCTGCTGGAGGGGCGCACCATCTCGCGCATCCAGGAGACGCTGTTCATCTCGGCGGGTACGGTGAGCACGCACATCCGCCACATCTACCAGAAGACGGGCGTGGACAACCGCCAAGAGCTCATCGACCTGGCCCACGAGACGGCCGCGCAGGACGAGGCGGTCTGA
- a CDS encoding 4Fe-4S binding protein yields MARTIYEGDKEGKGGKVASPCSACASPCGKAKGIKIDSRHGILAAALGSSLVFGFPVFCLVCPIGLTFATVLLVMRLFAFGDATWTVVAFPVIIALEVLLLPKWCQRFCPLGALLSLFSGLNRTFRPQMDAEKCLREGRGKACNLCEQACPEGINLHDVAAGETTLNDCSKCRACADVCPEHAITFPLLPKKQAQATPLPVDDEIPERG; encoded by the coding sequence GTGGCAAGAACAATATATGAGGGGGACAAGGAGGGTAAAGGGGGCAAGGTTGCTTCCCCTTGCTCCGCGTGCGCTTCCCCCTGCGGCAAAGCCAAGGGCATCAAGATCGACAGCCGCCATGGCATCCTTGCGGCGGCGTTGGGCTCCTCGCTCGTCTTCGGCTTTCCGGTGTTCTGCCTCGTCTGCCCGATCGGCCTCACGTTTGCCACGGTGCTGCTGGTCATGCGCCTGTTCGCGTTCGGCGACGCCACGTGGACGGTCGTCGCCTTCCCGGTCATCATCGCGTTGGAGGTCCTGCTGCTGCCGAAGTGGTGTCAGCGCTTCTGCCCCCTGGGCGCGCTGCTTTCGCTGTTCAGCGGGCTGAACCGGACGTTCCGCCCCCAGATGGACGCCGAGAAGTGCCTGCGCGAGGGTCGCGGCAAGGCCTGCAACCTGTGCGAGCAGGCATGCCCCGAGGGCATCAACCTGCACGATGTCGCGGCGGGCGAGACCACGCTCAACGATTGCAGCAAGTGCCGCGCGTGTGCCGACGTGTGCCCCGAGCACGCCATCACGTTCCCGTTGCTGCCGAAGAAGCAGGCGCAGGCGACGCCGCTGCCCGTCGACGACGAGATCCCGGAAAGGGGGTAG